The following nucleotide sequence is from Paenibacillus odorifer.
GAAAGTGATTTTGTTGTTTGTACAAATACGCCTGATCATATTATAATAAGTGGTGATTTGGATAAGGAGACAACAATGTGGAGGCACTGTCATTGAGTGAATTAGAGCAAGGCCGTTACCTTAGCCCGCGTGGTCCACTGGGACTTATGAACAGGGTCTATAAGTACGTGCTGCCGGAAGTGAGAGAATGTCTCCATTTCTGGCGCCAAGATGCGAACGGGATTCCCGATCCCGAGCTCCGGAAGCAAGCACTTGCCAGCATTGAAACTAAAGAGTTTCATTGCATAGGCGGTGGTATTTATGCCGCCGGCAATTTATCGATGAAACATATACTGATTCCGCTAATTGTTGCTTATCAAACTATCAGTGATTATCTGGACAACTTATGTGATCGCAGTACTTCGCTTGATCCTGCAGATTTCAGGCTGCTGCATCAATCTATGCTGGATGCTATTGATCCAAATGCTGAGCCAGGTAATTATTATGCGCTTCGAAGTGAACAGAATGACGGCGGATATTTGTACAGGCTGGTTCGCAAATGCCAAGAGATGATTTCTTTGTTGCCAGGTTATTCCGCTGCTGCAGCGGAGATTCGAGAACTGGCTGTGCTCTATACAGATTTACAAGTGTATAAGCACATCCGCCCGGAACTCAGGGAAACAGCCCTGAAGGAGTGGTGGGAGGAACAGGGCAGTCGAGCACCACATCTGCAATGGAATGAATTTTCGGCTGCAACGGGATCAACGCTAGGTGTATTTATGTTATTTCTATCCGCATGTGATCCGAAGCTGAACCAAGCTTCTGCGGCTTCGATTCGAGCCGCGTATTTTCCGCATGTATGTGGTCTGCACATTATGCTGGATTATCTGATTGATCAGGAAGAGGACCGAGCAGGCGGTGATCTTAATTTCTGCAATTATTATGATGACACGGATACCATGCTGAGTCGGATCGCTGCAATGGTTGAGTGGGCCCGTAAGGATGTTCGTAATCTTCCAGAGTCTTCGATGCATCGTATGGTGATTGAGGGATTGCTGGCACTTTATTTATCTGATCCGAAAGTTAGCGAACAGCGGGAAGTTCGCTCTGTATCTAAAAGCCTGATGAAAGGCAGTCCGCTTACAAGACTGTTCTTCTTCGCTAACAGCCGTTGGATACGCAAACGCTTTTTGTAACCATGTCGCGAAGTTATTTTTATAAGAAGTATCAGGCTTCGCACAATTTTAAGGAGGAACAACAGAATGTCTAAAATTCAAAAAATCGCAGTATTGACTAGTGGTGGAGATTCACAGGGAATGAACGCCGCTGTTCGTGCGGTTGTAAGAAGCGCACTTTATTTCGGTATTGAGGTATTTGGGGTGCAACGTGGTTATCAAGGTCTGCTGAATCGCGATATCTTCCCAATGGATCTTCGCAGTGTAGGAGATATTATTCAACGTGGCGGTACTGTTCTGCAGTCTGCAAGATGTCTGGAGTTCACGAAACCGGAAGGACAGCAAAAAGGTGCGGATATCCTTAATGAACTGGGTATCGATGGTCTAGTAGTTATCGGTGGAGATGGTTCCTATAAAGGAGCTAACAAATTAAGTAAACTCGGTATCAAGACTATGGCTTTGCCAGGTACGATTGATAACGATATCTCCTTCACAGACTACACTATCGGGTTTGATACAGCGGTTGGCGTTGTTGTAGACGCTATTAACAAGTTGCGTGACACTATGTCCTCCCATGAACGTTCTTCGATTGTAGAGGTTATGGGACGCCACTGTGGCGATATCGCGCTGCATGCTGGACTGGCTTCCGGAGCAGAAACAATTCTTGTGCCGGAAATGCCATATGATTTGAATGAAGTTGCTGACCGGATGCGCGATAATTTTATCAGAGGTAAACGCCACAGTATCGTAATTGTTGCCGAAGGCGTTGGCAAAGGTGAAGATGTGGCTCAAGCTCTGAAAGACCGTCATGCTTCTCTGGATGCACGTGTTACTGTACTCGGACATATCCAACGTGGTGGAACACCAACTCCTGGAGACCGGAATTTGGCTAGCCGTCTTGGCGATTTTGCCGTACGTAAGCTAATCGAAGGTGAATCCGACAAGGCTTGTGGTATCATCAAAGGTGAATTAACCCTTACGGATATTGATCTCGTAGTAAATACGAAAAAGGGCTTTGACCTGGAGCTGTACGAGCTGGCTTCCCGTCTTTCCCAATAATTAGCGACCCTATATATAAAAAGGAACAGCTGCGAGATTCGCACTGTTCCTTTTTTGTGTAATATGGATCGTTAACTCTGAAGTTGTTCCTGTGCGTATTGTGCGGCATAACGCCGTTGAACTTTGATAAGCCGAGACAATAGCAGGGTCGCACCGATGGCAAGACCGGTAATAAGACCAATCCAGTAGCCGAATGCTCCTAGATCTGTGTAAGTTGCAAGTACATAACCTGTAGGTAAGCCAATTACCCAATAGGCAATAAAACAAATGATAAAGGCTGGGTTAACATCCTTATATCCGCGAAGCGCACCTTGAGTAGGTGTAGCAATCGCATCTGAGATTTGAAAAAAGATTGCATAGATCAGGAAATGCTGAATTAACGAGATGACATCGGGTTCATCTGAATATAGACCAGCTACATGATTTCCGGCAAACAAGAGTAATAAAGCTGTGGCCAGTGAAAGGATTGCCGCCAGTCCGATACCCATTATGGCATATTGGCGTGCATCCTTTTGTCTGCCAGACCCGGTCTCGAAGCCGACGAGGATGGTAAGGCTGATGCAAATACTGAGCGGAATCATATAAAGTGTTGTTGCAAAATTGATTGCTGCCTGATGCGCGGCAATTGTTACGGTATCAAATCGGCTCATTAACAAGGTTACAGCGGAAAAGACAGCTGTTTCGAAAAAAATTGAGAAACCGATGGGTACTCCGATTTTGAGCAAATCTTTAATGCTGTTTAACGATATAAAATAGAACTTACGGAATAATCTGAGATTTACAAAGGCCTGAGAACGATATATGAACAGTAGAGCAACGGCAAATATAACCCAATAGGTAATAGCTGAAGCGACCCCAGCACCAACGCCCCCGAGACGAGGGAATCCGAAGTTCCCGAAGATGAGCAAATAGTTCAAACCTACATTTACAGGCAAAGCTATTAGTGTAATACACATGGATACGCGTGTTTGCCCTAAAGCGTCTATACAGCTACGAAGTACCGTATATCCAAACAGGGGGATAATTCCGAACGAAATAGCACTGAGAAAGCGGAAAGCAACATCTCTTACACCAGACTCCAAGTTCATAAAATTAAGAATAGGTGACAAGGCAAAGCTGCCAATCAGCAAGACGATGATCGAAACAATCAGTGACAGCCAAATACCTTGTGTGACTTGAAAGGCAACATCCTTATCCTTTTTGCTCCCGATGAGCTGTGAAACAATAGGTGTGATCCCCATAAGAATACCGCTGAGACCGGTTTGGATTGGAATCCAAAGACTAGTTCCTATCGCAACTCCTGCCAGATCGACGGTTCCGAATTTACCGGACATATTAGTATCAAAGAAGGTGATCGCGGATAAAGCAATTTGTGTAACAAGGATTGGGAATAAAATATGAAAAAATTGTCCTGCCTTTTGTTTTAAAGAGGTGGTCTGTATCATAATTCTGTGCCTCATTCTTTATGATTTTTCAAGGAATAGGTTAAATAGTTCAATAAGTTTCCGTTAAAAGACCCGGCAGACGCCGGGTCTTTAGCATACATATATCAGATCAGCTATAAATAATAAGGGCTGTATTCATTGTTTTTCGTAATCAACATCGGCAGTATAGCGATTGTTGGCGTTCCAGAGAAGGAACTCATCCACGTTCTCATCTTTTAAAGCGCGGATTTGATCTTCCACCTGTTTTTTACCATATTTCACATAATGACCACTTCCGAGCCAGCTTGCTGTAAAGTCTTGAATCCAAGGTCGAATAACGGGTTTATAGCTGCCCAGTGGATCAAGCTTCTTATGTGTATCAACCATGGAACCTTTGATTGTAGCGTAAGGATCTAAGTCGGGCTCTTTCACGCCAAACCATCCCGTTGAATAGTGGCTTGGATAAACCATTGGACTGATAACATCCACATTCTTGGATATTTTAACAAAGTCCTGGCCGATACCCTCAGCAGGGGCAGATGCGGCATATCCAAAAATATCTACGGACACACGGACACCAAGTGGAGCTAGCTCTGCTTTGGCATATTTAACAAAATTAGATACGATTTCTACGCGTGAGTCAGTGGTTTTAGTGTATTTAAGGGTATCAGCACGTTTTTCGAATCCTTCCGGAAAACGAACATAGTCGAACTGAATTTCTTTGAAGCCGAGCTTAACAGCTTCCTTGGCGATATCCACATTGTATTTCCACACATCTTCATTATAAGGATTAACAAAGCTGTCGCCGCCCTTATTCTTCCATACAGTGCCGTCAGTATTAACAAAAGACATCTGCGGGTTCTTTTTGGCAAGAATGGAGTCTTTAAAAACAACAATCCGGGCGATAGGATAGACATCATGTTTCTTCAAACGTTCCATTAACTTATTGATATCTCCAATAAAAGGCTGAGGGTTACCGAGCTTCTGGAGGTCGGTATTATCGGTCTTATACGTGATATAACCCGCATCGTCCTTAATGTCTATTACCATTGAGTTAAGTTCGGTTTGGTCAAGCAATGTAAGCAGCTTTTCCATTCGTTCCCCACCAGCACTGTAGGCGGTAACATAAATGCCTTTTACTTTGGGTGCGTCTGGTTGTGGATCGGTGTGTAACATACTTTCTGAGTTTGTTGCTTCAGGTGAAGCGCTTGGAGCTGGAGTTGCTACATTCGAATTGTTGTTTTGTTGTGCAATGATGGGGGGATTTATGGCGGACTTCAAAGCGATCGCCACTTCAGCGTCATGTTGGTTCTGTTGTACGCCTACGCTTCCCAAGGCCATCATCAGTAGAGCCCAGGTGATGTTCATTCGTTTTTCTCTCCCTTTATGTACTTTCCCCTAAATTATATAGGAACGGTTGCTCCCAAAAAGAACAGTGTTGTAACAATATTAGCTCAGATTGGGAATAAAAAACCGCCTTTGTTGTTTATAAACGAGATGTATGGATTCGAAACGGTATGAAAAAAGTAAATGCCGCCTTAAATCGGCAACAGGGCCGAACCCAAGGCGGCAACTATCAAGACTTCTCTTGCGGCTTGCTCATTGAAGATACGCAGAATTCTGATGTTCACAGATGCTGTAATGGATAATATCCATGGCATCTGCAGGTTCCAGAATACTTAGCCCGTCTCGCAGAACGATTACTGAATTTAATTCGTCCTGTTTGAGAAACGGCATCATATCAGGATACCACCTCATGACGATTGCTGACAGTTTTACCGTTTCCATTTCCACAAAAATCACCCTTTCCTTTTTCGATAGTTCTGAATAGATTCAGTGTTCATCGGAAAACGAAGTGCTTTGGAAAAAAGAGGGGTAAATCTCAATCTTTATGAAATTGTTAGGGTTCTGCGTGTGTATAATATATCATAATTCTGAGATTGGTGCATTTTCCAATACTAGGAATTTTTATTTCCTCATTTTGTCTTTCCGGAAGGAACCCATAACACCAACTGTTTCAACAATATTTACAAAAGCTTGAGGATCTGTCGTGCGGATGATACGTTGCAGCTCTGCAAGTTCGTAGCGGGTTGTTACCGTCATTAGCATGTCCTTTTCAACGTGAGAATAAGCACCTTCTGTTTTAATCTTTGTGACACCTCGTTGAAGGCCTATTAGATGTTGCAGTAATTCATCTGTACGGTTTGTTACAATATATACAGTCACCTTTAAGTGGCTGATATGAATCATATCCAACACTTTACCTGTTACATATATAGATACCATTGATGAAAGTGCTAAATTCCAGTTCTGGTCAAGATAAGCGGCCGCCAGGATAACAAGTCCATTTAAACTTACTACTACATTGCCGACCGGGAAATCTCGGTATTTAGTGATAATTGAACCCAAGATGTCAAAACCTCCGGAAGAACCTCCTGCACGGAAGGAGATACCACAGCCAATCCCAACGAGAACTCCGCCAAACACAGAGGACAGCAGCATATCTGTAGCCACCAGATGCTCGGGAATCACTGTTAAGAACCAGGTTGTAAACACAACGGACAACATGCTCATAATAATAAATCTCCGGCCTAACTGGAACCAGCCTGCAGCCAGCAGAGGAATATTAAAGAGCAAGTATAGGAGGCTTATGTTTAATGGAGTGAAATAACCCACTAACATGGAAAGCCCAGATACACCACCACTTAGTAAACGGTGTGGAATTAAAAATAGATTAAATCCACTGGCGATCAGTGCTGCCCCTAAAAAAACAACCAAACAATTCAAAATCTGTCTTAACAAGTAAATCCACCCTTATATATATATTTAAAAAAATAAAACATGAAAGCAATGAAAAGAAAGGAACCCACTGGTATTCTCACATGTGTTTGTGATATAATGTATAGGATATTCTTGAGTAGAACGTTACAATGGTATTTTTGCATTGCATCGGATGTAAAGCTACAGTTGCTCAGGTACAACAAGGTACCTGATGATTAGGGAGGCTTTTCGTCCCAAAAGCGCTATATCATGCAGAAAATAGAGCATGATTGGACAGCCTATAAATGTGTTTACCGCTACTTAAGAATACAGACAAGCATGTGGAATGTCCACTGTATAGAAGGAGCATGAATAATTTGAAAACATTCGCAGAATTTGGCTTGGAGCCAAAAGTGCTACAAGCAATCACAGAGTTAGGATTTGAGGAGGCAACACCGATACAGGAACAGTCGATCCCATTAGCATTGACTGGGTCGGATCTGATCGGTCAAGCTCAGACTGGTACAGGTAAGACTGCTGCTTTTGGTATCCCCCTCATTTCGAAGATTAACCGTGAAGACGAAAAAATCTTGGCCCTTATTATGGCACCAACACGTGAGTTGGCCATCCAAGTGTCAGAAGAAATTGGCAAACTAAGCCGTTTCAAAGGTCTTCGCTCGTTGGCGATTTATGGCGGACAGGATATTGGACGTCAAATCCGTGGATTGAAAAAGAAACCACAAATCATTATTGGTACACCTGGTCGTTTGCTCGATCACATCAACCGTAAAACGATCCGTTTGGATGATGTTCAAACCGTTGTATTGGATGAAGCAGATGAAATGCTGGATATGGGCTTTATGGAAGATATTCAGACTATCCTGAAGCTCGTTCCTGTAGAACGTCAAACCATGTTGTTCTCTGCTACAATGCCACCAAACATTCAACGCCTAGCTCAACAATTTCTTAACAACCCGCAACATGTCTCCGTTATTCCGAAACAAATCAGTGCCCCACTGATTGATCAAGCTTATGTGGAAGTGCCTGAGCGTCAAAAGTTTGAAGCTCTTAGTCGTTTGATTGATATGGAATCACCTGAATTAGCTATCGTATTCGGACGTACTAAGCGCCGGGTTGATGAGCTTGCTGAAGCTTTGCAAAAACGCGGATATTCTGCTGATGGATTGCATGGTGACTTGTCACAGAACCAACGTGATGCTGTAATGCGTAAATTCCGTGATGGCAGCATTGACGTGCTGGTAGCTACTGACGTAGCGGCACGTGGTCTGGACGTATCCGGCGTAACTCACGTAATTAACTTTGACTTGCCACAAGATCCTGAAAGCTATGTACACCGTATTGGTCGTACAGGACGCGCAGGTAAAGAAGGTACGGCTTGGTCATTCGTTACTCCACGCGAAATTGATCACCTGCATTTGATCGAACGTGTTACTCGTCACCGGATTACTCGTAAACCTTTGCCAACAATGGCTGAAGCTATTGAAGGTAAACAACGCGTTACTGCTGAGCGTTTGCTTGAAGTGGTAGAAAGCGGAGAGTTGAACGAGTACAAAGGAATTTCTATTCAATTGCTTGAGCAATATGATTCCGTACAATTGTTGTCCGCAGCTATGAAGCTTCTCACTGGCGACAAGAAGGATTCCGCAATTGAATTGACTCCTGAAGATCCAATTCGTGCTAAACGTCGTGGTGGCAAAAACGATATCCGCAGTGGTCGTAAACCTAATGGTGGTTATGGCGGAAACCGTGGTACTTCCGGTGGCAGCGGTAGCGGTGGCGGATACCGTGGTAACCGTGATAATAACGGTGGCGGTAGTCGTGGTGGCTATAGCAGCGGTGGCAGCAACTACGGTAGCGGCAGTGGCGGCTATGGCGGTGGCTATAAAGGCAACCGTGATGGCGCACCAGCTCGTGACGGTAGTGCAAACCGCAGCGCAGAGCGTAAACCATACACTCGTCCAAGCAGCACGAGCACTCGTCCTGCAAAACGTGAAGATTTCGATAATTAATACTTCGTCAAGATACCAAAGAAGACGAGATGCCGCATTGCGGTTCTCGTCTTCTTTTTGCTGAAATATAAGGATGTTTGGTGAATTGTTATGTCCTTAGTAGGGCGCGAATTTGTTTTGTGTGATATTAGTATCCGAATGTACGAGTGATGATAACGAGCAAGATAAACAATACGAGGATCGTGCCTGTAGAAGTCCAACCGCCGAAGCCAACAGGTGTAGACATGAGATAACCTCCTTTAGAATGTGGGGATTTTGGTATTTCTTATGGTTACAATCCTAATATATGGACTATAAAGGCTTTACGTATAGACGATAGTCTATAATTCAGAAAGTTGGGCTATGGAAATGAGGAGGTCAAATGAGGTATAGTTAAGATATGTAGTATGTAAGAGACAGAGGAGGAAGGGAATTGGAGTTTAAAGGAGCAATGGGCGGCTTATACCGCGTGACAGAATGGATTTCACGTATCGCAGGCAGTAATATCTTATGGGCACTATGTTCCGCCCCGTTTTTGTTTTTTGGTGTTTTAAAGATGATTATGTTAGGGACAGGCGCAGGTGGAGCGAACGAGCAAATTACATTGAACTGGGCAATGGGGATTTTAGCGCCCTTTACGGTGTTTCCAGCTTCAGCCGCTTTATTTACCGTAGTGCGTAAATGGGTAATGGGGAATACGGATGTAGGAACTTTTCGTACATTTTTTCAGGGGTATAAAGAAAATTATGTAAAAAGTATGCTCGGAGGAGTTATCTATACATTGATGTTCGTTGTTATGTACGTTGATGTAACAGTTTACATGACACAAATGCCTAACTTTAGAATTGTTGGTATTTTGATGTTGGTGCTGATGATACTTTTGTCGGTATCCATGTTTAACTTCTTTTCCATTGTGGTTCATTACCAAATGGGCTTCAAGCAAGTGATGACCAATTCTATATTGCTGACTATAGCACGCCCAATTCGTGTGTTCTCTACATTGATTGCAGCCGCAGTTCTTGTTTATATCGGTCTTAGATATCCGGCTCTTTATTTCATTTGTATTCCAACGTTGATTGCAATGGCAGCCTTCTTTAACTTCTACGCTACTTATAATAAGCTACAGCTGCAAGTAGAAAAGAAGAAACTGAAAGAGCAGGAAGAAGCAGAAGCAGCAGCATTGAACAATCGGAATGAATATGACGACGATGACGACGATGATGATGACTACGAGGATGAAATTGATGAAAAGGACACCAAACGCATTTAACAAAAAACTGGATTAGCGTTGGATATTTCCAGGTAATTAATTCCTGTGTAAAAATAAAGCGCATACAGGTTTACTTTTTCGTTAAAACGCAATATAATAATAACAAATCCTGCGATGTACGTTACGGTTACTCGTTGTTTTGAACCAATGATAATGTCTTGGGAGATCTACACGAAGCGCAGCTGAACCGCCCTGTCTATATGACTTGGGGAATTCAAAAACGTTTTCTGCGATCACCCACCTGCTCTAGCAGGTTCAGAAGACACTGTAGCCGGACGGCATAAGCGGGTTTTCTCTTGTTTAAGCCAAGGCGCCCTGTTTCCCCTGAATAATGGGAGCGGGCGCTTTTTTGTATGTCTGGAATAAAGGGAAAGTGAGTTATACCCTTTTGTTCCTGAGACAAGAGTGTTACACTTAGAATAATGAACTTGGGATTTGTAGAGGGGGAAGAATTTTGTCGTTAAAAAGAACCTTGGTTGGCTTATTCCGCAGTCATGATGGAACAAGCGACCGCGCCAAAGATCCGACATTAAAAACGCGTTATTACAATCTAACTAAAGACAAAGCATGGGAAGAAGTTTCATCGACTTTAAAGAAAGTTCCTGGATTTAAGGTGCTTCACGAAGTGGAGTCTGTAGGTGAGATTACTCTTGAGAAGAGAACGGCATTTGGCCGTACGCTGGACATTACGGTATCGGTGCTTAATACGACGCCTGTTCGTTGTGGTGTAGATATGTATTCTGCATCTAGAGGTTCACTTGGTGATCTCGGGGCGAATTACCGTGTGATTCAACGCTTGTATGCATCTTTGGACAAAAAATTAGGAAAATACAAAGCAGACTGATTTTTAGAGGCCCGTCAAACCCTTCTTGCTTAGGGATAGTATGAATGCGTTTACGTAAACGGTGAGCTGCTCAGTGTGTTATCGATAAATCTTTCTATTACAAAAAAAGCGGGAGAAGGATGGACCTTCTGCCGCTTTTTTAACAGAGATTATTAAGTATTGTTGTAATAACCGCTACTGATTGGAGAATTAGAGCAGCTTCTTCACAGCAGCAATAGCATCTTCATAGTTAGGGTGCTCGGTCATTTCACTCAAATATTCAACATATACGATCTTGTCGTTCTTATCCAGAACAAAAATGGAGCGCATATCTAAGCGGAATTCTTTAATCAGCACACCATAGGCTTGTCCGAATGAGGTTGCTTTGTGATCGGATAGAGTAATAACTCGATCGATGCCAGCAGCACCGCACCAACGAGCTTGGGCAAACGGCAGGTCCGTGCTTACAGTGAGAATTACCACATCGTCACCAAGCTCTGCGGCTTCACTGTTGAACCGGCGGGTCTGTGCGTCACATACCCCGGTATCAAGAGAAGGGACAACACTGATCAGCTTGATTTTACCGGCATAATCACTTAGAGACACGTCTTCCAGGAGATTCTTGCTCAGAACAAAATCGGGTGCAGGATCACCAGTTGTTAGCTTAGGTCCTACGAGAGTGATGGGGTTGCCTTTAAAAGTAGCTACGCCTGTTTTTTCTTGCGTCATATCCTTGTTTTCCTCCTCGAATTATAATATTGGATTCTTACTGCCACAATAAATTATAATCTTAATAGCAGGAAGATGTCCAACCGGACAAGATATATATGTAAAGGGATGGGTGTTATGATATTTATTCGGTACGAAAATTGGAAAAGTTATGTCCGGTATTATCCGGTAACCTGTCTGCTCATATTGGCCAATGTGATCATGTTTATCCTGATGGCAGTTAACGGAGGATCAACAAATATTCAAACGCTTGTTGATTTTGGTGCTATAGTTGATGTGAGTCCGTACAAAGAGGAACTGTGGCGCTATCTGGCCGCTATTTTTTTACATAATGGGTTTTCCCATCTGTTCTTTAATTGCTTCGCTCTCCTGGTGTTTGCACCGCCTCTGGAGCGATTGCTGGGCTGGTGGCGTTATGCGCTGCTCTATCTGGCGGGCGGATTTCTGGCAAATGTGCTTACAATTGCGATTAGTGCTCGCTCAGTAGTAGAGTTTGGTACGGTCTCGGTTGGTGCTTCTGGAGCAATCTACGCCATTTATGGTGCATTTTTATACATTGCAGTTATTCAACGGGCCATGATGGATGAGGGCTCGCGTAAAACTTTATATGGATTGTTAATAATCGGGATCATTATGTCGTTTGCTACACCAAATGTGAATTGGGTTGCGCATCTCGGAGGTTTGGTTTCTGGCTTTTTCGTATATGGGCTAATTATTCGTATATTCAAAAAAAGCCTAAGACAGGGGCGATGATGGAGTGGAGCTAAGACAGCTGCAATATTTTTTAAAGGTAGCTCAAAAAGAACACGTAACAAGAGCGGCAGAAGAGCTTCATGTAGCGCAGTCTGCGGTAAGCCGTCAGATTCATCAGCTGGAGCAAGAGCTTGGGGTTGATCTATTCATGCAAAAAGGGCGCAATCTGCAGCTTACGCCTGTTGGACAGCTCTTTTGCAAGAAGGTTGAGAGTATCCTTAAGGAGCTGGAGCATTCGGTAAATGAGGTGCATGAATTTCTGGATCCTGAGCGTGGAGAGATTCGGATCGGATTCCCGCATAGTCTTGGTACACATCTCATCCCGACTATCGTTGCAGATTTTCGTAAATATTATCCTCATGTCAAATTTCGTTTTAAACAAGGATCTTACCCTTCTTTGATAAAAGACGTATTGTCTGGAGAAGTGGACTTAACTTTCATTTCGCCTTTTCCGGAGAATGATGAGCATGTCTCGGGGGATATTGTAATGACTGAAGAGTTGTTTGCGATTCTTCCTCAGAATCACAGGTTGGCAGGAGAGTCTGAGATCCGGTTGGAACAGCTGCAAAAAGAGAAGTTTGTTCTATTCAGCCAAGGCTATTCGTTAAGACCTATCGTTTGGCAAGCTTGCTTGCAGGCGGGATTTCAACCGCAGATTGCATTTGAAGGCGGAGAGACCGATACCATTCGTGGTTTGGTGGCCGCAGGGATGGGTGTAAGCCTGCTTCCGGAGATGGCGTTCTATCAGACGAATCCTCTTCAACCAGCTCAGGTGAGGGTTGTGGAGCCTGCGGTGACGAGAACGGTTGGCTTGATCTACCGTACAGATAGTAAATTGCCGCTGGTGGCACGTTCCTTTCGGACTTTTTTAATCTCCTACTTTAAAGCTAGACAAAATAATACCCCGGTCGGCTCTTAGCCTTCCGGGGTTTTTGTTGTTTAGAGGTATGCGATATTAGTCGCGGTTGCCTAAAAAGACGGTGATTAAGCGAAGCAGTTCAAGCAAGGATACTAGAGCAGCGGCAACATAAGTTAATGCAGCGGCGTTGAGAACCTTTGCTACTCCGCGTTCTTCTTCGTTACGGATGAAACCTTGTTCTACCATGACCTGACGAGCCCGGTTACTGGCGTTGAATTCTACAGGCAGGGTTACGAGCTGGAATGCAACAGCAGCTGAGAAGAAAATGATACCCAAGCCTATAAGATTAAAGTAACCGAAGATGAAACCTGCCATCAGCATGAAAGGCGCGACACCTGATGCGAAATTAACTACCGG
It contains:
- a CDS encoding tetraprenyl-beta-curcumene synthase family protein, encoding MSELEQGRYLSPRGPLGLMNRVYKYVLPEVRECLHFWRQDANGIPDPELRKQALASIETKEFHCIGGGIYAAGNLSMKHILIPLIVAYQTISDYLDNLCDRSTSLDPADFRLLHQSMLDAIDPNAEPGNYYALRSEQNDGGYLYRLVRKCQEMISLLPGYSAAAAEIRELAVLYTDLQVYKHIRPELRETALKEWWEEQGSRAPHLQWNEFSAATGSTLGVFMLFLSACDPKLNQASAASIRAAYFPHVCGLHIMLDYLIDQEEDRAGGDLNFCNYYDDTDTMLSRIAAMVEWARKDVRNLPESSMHRMVIEGLLALYLSDPKVSEQREVRSVSKSLMKGSPLTRLFFFANSRWIRKRFL
- the pfkA gene encoding 6-phosphofructokinase, producing MSKIQKIAVLTSGGDSQGMNAAVRAVVRSALYFGIEVFGVQRGYQGLLNRDIFPMDLRSVGDIIQRGGTVLQSARCLEFTKPEGQQKGADILNELGIDGLVVIGGDGSYKGANKLSKLGIKTMALPGTIDNDISFTDYTIGFDTAVGVVVDAINKLRDTMSSHERSSIVEVMGRHCGDIALHAGLASGAETILVPEMPYDLNEVADRMRDNFIRGKRHSIVIVAEGVGKGEDVAQALKDRHASLDARVTVLGHIQRGGTPTPGDRNLASRLGDFAVRKLIEGESDKACGIIKGELTLTDIDLVVNTKKGFDLELYELASRLSQ
- a CDS encoding MATE family efflux transporter encodes the protein MIQTTSLKQKAGQFFHILFPILVTQIALSAITFFDTNMSGKFGTVDLAGVAIGTSLWIPIQTGLSGILMGITPIVSQLIGSKKDKDVAFQVTQGIWLSLIVSIIVLLIGSFALSPILNFMNLESGVRDVAFRFLSAISFGIIPLFGYTVLRSCIDALGQTRVSMCITLIALPVNVGLNYLLIFGNFGFPRLGGVGAGVASAITYWVIFAVALLFIYRSQAFVNLRLFRKFYFISLNSIKDLLKIGVPIGFSIFFETAVFSAVTLLMSRFDTVTIAAHQAAINFATTLYMIPLSICISLTILVGFETGSGRQKDARQYAIMGIGLAAILSLATALLLLFAGNHVAGLYSDEPDVISLIQHFLIYAIFFQISDAIATPTQGALRGYKDVNPAFIICFIAYWVIGLPTGYVLATYTDLGAFGYWIGLITGLAIGATLLLSRLIKVQRRYAAQYAQEQLQS
- a CDS encoding putative glycoside hydrolase — translated: MNITWALLMMALGSVGVQQNQHDAEVAIALKSAINPPIIAQQNNNSNVATPAPSASPEATNSESMLHTDPQPDAPKVKGIYVTAYSAGGERMEKLLTLLDQTELNSMVIDIKDDAGYITYKTDNTDLQKLGNPQPFIGDINKLMERLKKHDVYPIARIVVFKDSILAKKNPQMSFVNTDGTVWKNKGGDSFVNPYNEDVWKYNVDIAKEAVKLGFKEIQFDYVRFPEGFEKRADTLKYTKTTDSRVEIVSNFVKYAKAELAPLGVRVSVDIFGYAASAPAEGIGQDFVKISKNVDVISPMVYPSHYSTGWFGVKEPDLDPYATIKGSMVDTHKKLDPLGSYKPVIRPWIQDFTASWLGSGHYVKYGKKQVEDQIRALKDENVDEFLLWNANNRYTADVDYEKQ
- a CDS encoding YitT family protein, yielding MLRQILNCLVVFLGAALIASGFNLFLIPHRLLSGGVSGLSMLVGYFTPLNISLLYLLFNIPLLAAGWFQLGRRFIIMSMLSVVFTTWFLTVIPEHLVATDMLLSSVFGGVLVGIGCGISFRAGGSSGGFDILGSIITKYRDFPVGNVVVSLNGLVILAAAYLDQNWNLALSSMVSIYVTGKVLDMIHISHLKVTVYIVTNRTDELLQHLIGLQRGVTKIKTEGAYSHVEKDMLMTVTTRYELAELQRIIRTTDPQAFVNIVETVGVMGSFRKDKMRK
- a CDS encoding DEAD/DEAH box helicase, which encodes MKTFAEFGLEPKVLQAITELGFEEATPIQEQSIPLALTGSDLIGQAQTGTGKTAAFGIPLISKINREDEKILALIMAPTRELAIQVSEEIGKLSRFKGLRSLAIYGGQDIGRQIRGLKKKPQIIIGTPGRLLDHINRKTIRLDDVQTVVLDEADEMLDMGFMEDIQTILKLVPVERQTMLFSATMPPNIQRLAQQFLNNPQHVSVIPKQISAPLIDQAYVEVPERQKFEALSRLIDMESPELAIVFGRTKRRVDELAEALQKRGYSADGLHGDLSQNQRDAVMRKFRDGSIDVLVATDVAARGLDVSGVTHVINFDLPQDPESYVHRIGRTGRAGKEGTAWSFVTPREIDHLHLIERVTRHRITRKPLPTMAEAIEGKQRVTAERLLEVVESGELNEYKGISIQLLEQYDSVQLLSAAMKLLTGDKKDSAIELTPEDPIRAKRRGGKNDIRSGRKPNGGYGGNRGTSGGSGSGGGYRGNRDNNGGGSRGGYSSGGSNYGSGSGGYGGGYKGNRDGAPARDGSANRSAERKPYTRPSSTSTRPAKREDFDN